In the genome of Planctomyces sp. SH-PL62, the window GGGCCGGACGCGCCGTCATCAAACGCGGGGGATATGAACCGATGTCCCCGGTCTTTGTTTACGAGCGGCTCCTGAGCCCGCTCCGGCGGCTCCGCGCCGGCGGCCTCGCCCCGAAGTCGGCCGCGAGGGCGGCGCGCGACGTCGCCCGAGGTCTCGTCCATCGCCCCGGTCGGCCGGCCCTCCGCCTGGAGCTGGAGCCGGTCTCGTCGTTCGGGACGGAGGTCGTCGAGGTCGTCCGCGGGGCCTCGCGCACCGCCGTGGTCACGGCCCGCACGCCCGAGCGGCTGAATTACGCCCTGCGACACCCGCGACGGAAGCCGTCGGGCTTCCTGTTCCGTGATGCGGATGGCCGCGTCCGGGGCTTCGCCCTCGCCACCCTCCCGCCGGGCGACGGCGGCCGGCTCGTCCTCGGGCGCGTCGCCGACCTGCTGCTCGACGACGACGACCCTGACGCCTGGCACGGCGCTCTGCTCCTCCTCTCTCGGGAGATGGGCCAACTCGGCGCCGACGTCGCCCAGGCGTTCGCCTCGCCCCCCTGGATCGTCGAGGCTCTCCGACGCGCCGGGTTCGTCGCGCGCCACCCCCTGGACTTCAACCTCCGCGACCGCGAGTCGCTCCTCCCCCACGACGCGACCTTCTATCTCACGCCGATCGAAGCGGACTACGCTTATACCTGAGGGAGCCCCCCTTGCGCGATCGCACCCTGGCATCGGCCGGGCGATCGGCGCATACTCGGGACGACGGCGGGCTTCGACGGGTCTCCGCCGTCGCGACGCGCGGTCGACCCTCGGCCGCCCCCGGACGACCTGTCGCGAAGGGGAACCCGGCGATGAACATCCCGACGACCGTCCTGGCCGCCGCCCTCCTGCTCCTCGCACCGACGTTGACGTTCGCCCAGGGCGTGGGCCTCCAGAAGCCCGCCCTGCCGAAAGACGAAGGGGAGAAGCGGATCCTGGAGGCGATCGCCGACGCCCGCAAGGGCCAGCGCTACGCCAACGTCTCCGACGCCGACGGCCGGCTCATGCGGCAGCTCGTCGAGGCGGTGAACGCCAAGCGGGTCGTCGAGCTGGGGACCTCGACGGGCGAGTCGGGCCTCTACTTCTCGCTCGCCCTGCGCAAGACGGGGGGCAAGCTCTACACCTACGACATCGACCCCGGCCGCGTGGAGGTCGCCAAGGCGAACTTCAAGAAGGCCGGCGTCGAAGACCTGATCGTCGTCACCCTGGGCGACGCCCACGAGACGGCCCCCAAGAACACCGAACCCATCGACGTCCTCTTCATCGACGCCGAGAAGCCCGGCTACGACGCCTACCTCCGCGAGCTGCTCCCCCTGGTCCGCCCCGGCGGCCTGATCCTCGCCCACAACATGCGCCAGCCGGAGCCCAACCCCCGGTACATCGAGGCGATCACCACCAACCCCGACCTCGACACCTCGTTCGTCCTCATGGAAGGCGCCGGGCTGGGCGTCACCCTCAAGAAGCGTTGAGGCGCCTTCGGAGCGTCAGGACCTCGCCGTTCGAGTCGGCCTCCAGAATCGACGTGCAGGACGAGTGAACTGATGCTTGCCTATTTGCTGCTGCTTGGAATGAC includes:
- a CDS encoding O-methyltransferase; translation: MNIPTTVLAAALLLLAPTLTFAQGVGLQKPALPKDEGEKRILEAIADARKGQRYANVSDADGRLMRQLVEAVNAKRVVELGTSTGESGLYFSLALRKTGGKLYTYDIDPGRVEVAKANFKKAGVEDLIVVTLGDAHETAPKNTEPIDVLFIDAEKPGYDAYLRELLPLVRPGGLILAHNMRQPEPNPRYIEAITTNPDLDTSFVLMEGAGLGVTLKKR